Within Desulfolithobacter dissulfuricans, the genomic segment GTTGCTGAGGTCAAATTCCTCGCCGAGGCGGGCGAGACAGTCATAATACTGGCGGGCCAGATCCATGTTCACATTGAGCACCGTCTCGCTCAAGGCTTCTCCCCGTACCTGGAGACTCACCTCCACCCGGCCCCTGTCCTGGTGACGGGCCACCAGTTTCTTGACCCGTTCTTCCAGGCCGGCAAAGGGCCGGGGCAACTGGACCCGCTGGTCCAGATAGCGATGGTTGACGGTCCGGACCTCGGCGATCCAGGTCCGGTCGTCCGCAGTGGTCTCACCGCGTCCGAAACCGGTCATACTTCGTGGCCGCATAATCGTTCCTTTTTCTGTTTGATTAGTGAAACGTTCAATTTAGGTGAAAAAAAGTTGCTGTCTCGCTGCCCGGAGCCGGTCTGGCAGCAGCGCTACCCTTTCGGTGCAGAGCAGTCGGACAGGAACAGGTTCCGATGGAGATACCCGCCGGACACCTCTGGAGCGGGCAATAAAAAAAGGCCTCCCGGAAGGGCGGCCCGCTATCCCGGCGACAACCGGGTACAACAGCAGCATCGGCGGTCTACCCGGATTCCGTAACCATGGGCAGGGCAACCTCCATACCGTCAGGACCTGGAGCTCCGCCTAACCGGCTGCGGCCCGGTTCTGGCCGCTGTCCAGCTCGGCGATCCTGTCCGCCAGCCGTTCAGCCGCAAAAACCAGGGACTCAACATCGAGAAAGTCCAGGACATGGTGGTCGAAGAGTACCTTGACCTTGGCCTCGAAGCCATCTTCCGGCTCCTCGTCCCAGAACAGAAGGTAGTGGGGTACATGGGGCAGCACGAGAATAACCATGTTCACCGAACCGCTCTGTTCCCCCTCCCCGGGCTGGCCGCCAAGAAGGCTGCAGATCCGGGCCAGGTCACCCGGCCGGCCGGCGAACCGGTCTGCCAGGCGATTTTCGCAATACGTTGCCAGGGTCCGAACCTTGGAGATGGTGTTGGGCAGGCTTTCCAGGCCGATCCAGGTGTTGTCCGGCTTTCTGCCCCCACCGTAGGCAACATAGTTGTAGAGCAGAATCTGATCCCTGGGATCGACCAGCTCGTCGCCGTCCATCAGGACCCGGTCCACCCCCAGCTCCACCCGCCGGCCAAGGTAGTCAAAGACCAGGCTGTCGGGCCGGGTCGCATCCCAGGATGCTCCCAGTCTTTCGGCCAGGGTGGAAAAATCCAGATCCCGAACCTTGGACTTGAGATGGGTTACCAGGGCCATGTCGCGTTCGTCCTGTCCCTTCTCCACCCGTTCCAGTCCTCCCCGGTCCCCGGCCGCGGCCCTGAACTCCTCCGGCAGGGAGGACGGATCCAGATAGGGACAGGTCGTGGGATCCAGCCCGCCCATGGTGACCGCGACCGCAAAGGCCAGGCAGGCGGGATGGCCGCACTCACCACAGTTGGTGGCCGGGGTATACTTGAGAAATTCGTGCGGGGTCATACCGGGATGGCGGGTTATTTCTTCAGTTTCTTGTTCAGGGCCTGAATCGTATCCTTCGTCATATCGCTATCTTCCGAGTAGTAGAGCACTGCGTTCCTGGGCAGGACAATCGTATAGCCCTTCTGCCTGGCTACTTCCTCGACCACCTGTTCCAGCGTCTTGAGGATGGGACCGTATTTTTTCTCCCGCAGCCGTTTGAGTTCCATATTGGCGTCGTCCTGCTTGAGCTGGAGGTTACGCCGTTTTTTATTCAGTTCGATGACCTTTTCCTGTCTGATATCATCGCTCCAGACCGAGGATTTCTTTTCGATCTCCTTCTGCAGAGTCAGGAGTTCCTCCTCCTCCTGCCTGAACTGCTTCTGCAGCTCCTTGAGCTTCTCTTCCATGACACTCTGCGCTTCCTTGCCGGCATCGGAGGCCTGGAGTACCTTCTGGACGTTGACCACCCCGATCTTTGTCGCGGCCGCCTGAACCGCCTGCCCCGTCAACATGACCAGGGCCATGCCACATACCACTGCAATCGCAACACCGTAAATCTTAGCTTGAATCTTCATTTATGCTCCTATGGCAAAAAAAAACCGTTCACCGCCAATCAATACCGGCGGCCCAAATCGAGTAGGGTGAGGCAAGTTAATTACGCTTGCCTCATCCCTCTCACAGAACCGTACGTACGGGTCTCGTATACGGCTCCTGTTTATTTTCCTTCATATTGAAACAGAGATTCCAGTAGATACAGCACCAAGATCAAAGAGACCCAAGCCCCGGTGTAAATATCCGTTGGGCAGGGCATAATGGCTCAAAGGACTTGCCGCATTGGCCCAGGAGTTCATTTTGATCGCATCAAACTTCCCCCTGTATCCAAGCTGCCTCAGCCTGCGGTGAAGCCGATTGGGCTTCTTCCACAATTTCAGCTGGATGGCTCGCAGTCTTCTCCGAATCCATCTCATCAGCCTTGAAAATTCTCCTGTGCAGTTCGCTATCCGGAAGTAGTTGGCAAATCCCCTCAAGAGCGGATTGAGATCTGCAATCACTTTCTCAAGATTCACCGGGGAATTACGCCGGGTCATTGCCTTGACCTTTGCCTTGAAAGACTTAATCTTGCCTCGCTGGATTTGCGTATACTGAGAGCATACGGATACTCCCAGAAAGTTTACGCCCCGACTGCTGTGGCAGATATGGGTCTTTTCACGGTTGACAGTCAGCAGCAATTCTCCTTCAAGATAGTGCCGTGCCTGCTCAAGAGCATTCTCGGCCGCTTTCTTTGATTGGCACAGAATCAGGATATCGTCCGCATAGCGGACTATTCGGTGGCCACGATTCTTCATGAATTGATCAAAAGAATCGAGATACACATTGGCTATCAGAGGGCTGATCACGCCGCCCTGTGGACTGCCGATCTCGCTAGCCGTAAATCCCGAATCCGTCATTACACCGCTCTTCAGAAACTTCTCCAGGAGACCGAGGATACTCCCGTCCCTGATCCGGCGACGAAAGGCGCTGAGGATGAGATCATGGTCCAAGGTGTCAAAGCATTTGGACAGATCCATATCAACTACCCACTTTCGATCGTAGTCACGGATAAACATCGTCGCCTTGGATATCGCCTGATGACAACTGCGGCCTGGGCGATAGCCATAGCTCGACGGGTGGAAATCCCGATCGAATATCGGCAGGAGAATGTCGAGCAGTGCCTGCTGCACTACACGGTCACGGACTGCTGGAATACCGAGCAACCGAACTCCTCCGGTTGGCTTGGGTATCTCTACCCGGCGCACGGCCAGTGGCTGGTAACTCTTTTCCCACAGTTCCTTCAGGAGACAGTCGATGTTGGCTTCGGCTGATGCGGCAAAGTCCTTGATGGACTGGCCGTCTATTCCGGCAGCTCCCTTCGCAGACCTCACCTTCCCAAACGCCTTGTGCAGAGCGTCCCTGCTCAGCATCCGGTCATACAGACTGTACCAAACGTCAACCATGCTCCTGTCCTGCGTCCCCATCCCTCCACTTCTGCCTGGAATCCCCGGGTCTTCACCCAAATGAGAGCGCCTTCTATCCCAATGGGCAATGTACGCTCAACTGTTCAGGTTACTCCGATGAACGGCCAAAATCAGCAGACGGCCTCTCACAGCATACCGCCGAAAATGTGCCCCGCCCCGTCGGGCAGCTTGTGTTCTGACTCCAGACCTCCATGATCTTCAGGGAACCTTCAAATAAACTTCATCCCTTCGCAACTGATACCGCTTTTGGCAAATACCAGCCCCTGTCAAACAACGCTGACAGGTCATCCCGGTTTTATCCTCCACGCTGTTACCAGGCTTCTCCGGCCGGGATTTCATCACTACTACGGAATCATCTGCCACCTCCCACCGCTTCGGTAGGCCTTGGATCTCTCCTTGAACCTTCCTTAACTCTCGTACTGCAAGTACGCTAGGAGGCTTCCCCGGTTAAGGCGAACTCCCGGTGAGCAATCCCATCCTCAATCACGCCAAAGGTCTGACCAGGTATCGGGCTTCACGCTATTGTGCACGCTTACCCACCTATGACGCCGAATCAGGTTCACTTACGCTATGTACCGCTCACTTCCTATCGCTTCCTTCAGACCCTGCCGTTGCCAGCAACGCCCTTGCGATTCGGATTGTCTTCCCCCTGGTCGGGGTGACGCCTGCGTTCCGCAGGCTGGGTTTGCCCGCCATGCCGGGCAAACACAAAACCGGGAAAGAGCAGGGCCCTTTCCCGTAAACTCATGGTTCTCGTACCAGCGCTACTACACCACCCGAAAGCACGCACATTCTTTCCCGGGTGATTTCAGCAAGGTGGTTACCCCGCGATCAGTCAGCATCCACCGGTCAGTCGACAATAACAAAGTCGTCCCGCCGGTTCTGGGCCCAGGACAGTTCGTCGTGACCGTAGAGGAGCAGTTTTTCCTCTCCCCAGCTGACTGTACTCATCCTGTCTGGAGAGACCCCGAGATTTTCCAGGTATTTCTTGGCGCTCTGAGCCCTTCTTTCCCCAAGGGCCAGGTTGTATTCCCTGGTTCCGCGCGGGTCACAGTTTCCTTCGATGCGGATCCTGATCTCGGGATTGGCCTTGAGAAAGTCGGCATTCTTTTCGATCCGCTCCACCTGGTCCCCACGAATGGCCGATGAGTCGAAATCAAAATAAATCGGCAGCATGGGGGCCGATGTCCGGGCCTCCAGGATGGTATCCTCTGGTGACACCTCGGTCTCCAGGGGTTCTGCCGGCCCCATGGCCTCACTATCCATGGTTGCGGTCACTTCAGAACCTTTCTGGTTTTTACTGCCGCATCCACCCAGGACAAAGGCTGTGGATACCAGCAGAAGTACTGTCAGGAAAAACGTTTTACCGGTGCGCATGACACGGTCCTCCGCCACTCTATTTTTATGCACAGAAATATTCCCGGGGGCCGGTCCGGCTCCATGGCTGAGTCCAGTACAGGCCCCGCCGCCCGAATCGGGGAGAAATTCCCCTGGCGGGAGCCGGGATGCGATCCTGAAGAGCTCCCCTCCAGGACCTGTTTCACTCCCCCATAATGAACTGTCACCGCCCTTTTTTGTCAAGGATAATTCCCGGCTGAAAAACCCATAATTTCAACATTTTTTTCCCGGACAATGAAATCGCTTGCAAATCCATATCAGCCCATCTAAATTTGATTGTTTCGTACACCTGGACATTTCAAAAAACTTCACACCCAAGCGGAAACCGTGACTCCAGAAAAAGCCATTACAATTCAGTCGGTCGAGGAACTGGTCTGCAAAAATCAGTTCGGTACCTTCTTCGGGGTACCCCAGGATGTGTTTGACCGGGTATGGAACAATCTCTGCGGGCCAGACGGTAACTCCGTGGTATATATCTCCATGGAAATCGGCGCCGATCCCGACACCTTCCATCCGGTGCTTGATTTTCTTCTGGAAAACGATTTCACCACCAGCGGCGACGACCAGACCAGGCATTTCATCAACAAATATCTCCACGGCCCGCGCAAGATTCCCAATTACAGCGGCGGACTCGGTGTCCTGGCCGGAGATACCCTGAAGAGCTTTGCCGACCTGCAGATACCGGTCCTGGCAGTGAGCCTGCTCTACCGGGAAGGCTATTTTTCCCAAATCGTCGATTTCAATGTCGGCCAGATCGACCAGGCGACCCACTGGTCTCCCGAACAAACCCCGACCCTGTTCCTCCTCCGGGACCCTGACGAGCCCGAAAAACCCCTGGAAATCCCGGTTCCCTTCTACAACGAGTATGACCAGCCGACCATGGCCCGGGCCCAGGTGTGGATGAAACTGGAGGCCGGGGAGGAGCTGGACTATTTCGTGCCCGAGTTCCTGCTTGATTACGCGGTGCCCTCTTCACCCCCCTGGGTCCAGGAAGCGGCCAAGCGGCTCTACAACGCCAAATCCACCATCATGAAGGCCAACCAGCGGCGGCTGCTGGGCTCGGGTATCCTGCCGCTCATGGAACGACTCGGCTTCACCGCCCGGACCCTGCACCTGAACGAGCAGCACGGGGTGGCCGTCACCCTGCACCTGATCCTGAGGGAGTTGGAACAACGTCTGGGGCCGGATTACCACCAGAAGATGAGCGACAGCGATATCCTGGCCGCCGCCGACCAGGTAGCCAAGCGGCTGGTCTACACCATTCACACCCCGGTCAAGGCCGGCCACGACCGGTTCTCCCGTGAACTCTACGCCGGGATCAGCCATTCCACCTGCCAGCGGATCCTCGACCTGCTGGCCCGGGATGAGCAGTCGCCAAACGAATACAACTTCACGGCCATGGCCATGCGGGTGAACCGGGCGGTCAACAGTGTCAGCCGGCTGCACCGCGATGTAACCCGTCGGCAGTTCCCCGACTTTGCCGACAAGATCACAGCCATCACCAACGGTGTCCACCACCTGACCTGGATTTCCGAGGAACGGGCCCGGGTCTTCGATGCCCAGCCAGGCCTGGAAGACTGGCGCGACGATCCCGGCTGTTTTGCCAAGGCCGCACTGGAAAATGATTCCGGATTCCGAAACAACCTCGCCCGGGCCTGGAAACGGGATAACCAGACCCTGGTGGACCATATCAACACCATGCTGGCCGAACACCGGATCCAGATGACCACCACCTGGATCGACCCGCCCAACTACCTTTCCTACCTGCATGAAGAAGGTGTCCTGCAGCCCGGGGTGTTCACCATCGGCTTTGCCCGCCGGTTTTCCACCTACAAGCGGGCCAACCTGATCTTTGATGACCTGTCCACCCTGGTGGATATTCTCATCAAGGGCCGGTACCGGATCAACTTCGTCTTTGCCGGCAAAGCCCACCCGCAAGATGAGCCGGGCAAGACCGTACTCAAGGTGATCCTCGACAACCAGAAGGATCTCTTTATCCGCAGCCAGGGTCTGGCCCGGCTGGTTTTCATTCCCGGCTATGATATGCACGTCGCCAAGATGATGGTCTCCGGGGTCCATGCCTGGCTCAACAACCCCAAACGGCCCCTGGAAGCCAGCGGCACCAGCGGTATGAAGGCGGCCATGAACGGCGTACCCAATATCTCGGTCATGGATGGCTGGTGGGTGGAGGGCTACCACGGGGGCGCCACGGGCTGGAAATTCGGCCATGAGGGGCCCATCGACGAACAGAGCCTGAGCGAGAGTCCCGATGCCCTGCTCTACCGCGAGGACTCCCTGGCCTTCTACCGGCTCCTGCCGGAAATACTCGACATGTTCTATAACCGTCCAGACGAGTACCTGGACCGGGCCATCCAGAACCTGAAAAGAAATGTGCCCATCTTCAATACCCACAGAATGGCCGCTGAATACGTGAAAAAATATAACCTCAGGCTCACCGACGAGACCGCAAATCGCATAGATCACTTCGCCAAGCTGTACCACAGTGATCCGGAAAACGGTTGAGCAGCCGACCAGACCACAGTACACTGTGGCCAGATAAGCCGGCAACAGTTACCCAGAAGGAGAATACATCATGGCAAAAGCCCATATAAGCCCCAATAACGCGGCCAACAAAACCATTGACGCCATTGATCGTAAACGGGAAAAGGAACGGCGTTTCATGCTGCGCAAGGCCCGGGACAACGCCCATGAACTGGCGACAGCCCTGGTCCAGCGGCTCATCGATGAGCACATCATCGAGACCAACTCGGACCGGTCCATCCGGGAATCCATGGAGAAACAGCTCCAGTCGCTGATGGACATGGATGAGTTTGACCTGCAGTTCAAGGTAGCGCCCATCCGGACCCTTACCCAGGACCCCAATTTCGTCACCCTCTGCATCACCCAGTACATCATCGAGGACCTGATCGATCATCCCCATATCCAGGATATCTTCGGCGATGATCTCGATGTTTACCGGGCCGTGGACTCCATCCTGTCAAGAATCCGCCCCCGCTGACCCGGTCAGCGGACCCGCCGGGTGCCAGGGGCACCCGTCCTGGGCCAGCTGACCTGAAACCGTTTACTGTTCCGTTATTTTTAACTCCCCATGCCCAGTCGCTCCCGGAACACGCCTCCCTCGCTTGTCTTTGCCAACAGCCGGGGTGAAATCCTCGATTACGACGGTCTGCAGATGGCCGGGGCCGCCGCAACCAGCTTTTACGCCCCGGAACCAGGCGACCTGATCCCGCTGCCCGAAGGGAGCGAACTCTTTGTCCTGCCGGGCCGAAGGCCGGTGGGCATCGAACCGGAGACCGGGGAGCCGGCCCTGCTCGACACCAATCCCTATGAACCCGGAGAGACGGTCCAGGCCGTGGCCGCCTTCATGGCCCCGGCCCACACGGCCATCTACACCGCGGCCTACCAGAGCACGGACAAGGCTCCGCTTTTGCCGCTCTTTGCCTACACCGCGGTGGGCTGGCGGGACGGACAGTTCTGGGTGGCGGCCTTTCGCAGCGACAGGGACCGAAGGCAGGACGCGGATCAGTTTGACCAGAAAACCATTAATCGCAAAACCAGAAAACTGCTCAGAACCCATCCGGACAACCGTCTTATCCAGCATCTCGGCAAATGCTGCCTGACCTATGGCTGCCCGGCGGCGCGCAACTATTTTCTCGGCCGCTGGGAAGCGCCCCTGCCCTGTTCACCGGTATGCAACGCCGCCTGCCTGGGCTGCATCTCCCTCCAGCCCTCGGGCTGCTGCCCGGCAACCCAGGATCGGATCAAGTTCACTCCCTCGCCGGCCGAGCTTGCTGAAATCGCGACTGCGCATCTGAACAAGGCACCCCGGCCCGTGGTCAGCTTCGGCCAGGGCTGTGAGGGGGAACCGCTGCTCCAGGCCGCCACCATGGAACAGGCCATTCGCAAAATCCGGGCCCGTACCGACCGGGGGACCATCAACCTCAACACCAACGCCAGCCTGCCGGACGCCGTGGCCAGGCTGGCCGAGGCCGGGCTCGATTCCATCCGCGTATCCATGAACTCGGCCCGGGAGGAATACCACAGCCGCTATTATCGCCCCAGAGGATTCGATTTCCAGGACGTCTGCTGCTCCATCACGGAAATGAAATCACGTGGCCGGCACGTGTCACTCAACTATTTCATCCTCCCCGGTTTCACCGACGATCCCGAGGAGTTCGAGGCCCTGTGCGAATTGATCGAAGAGCGGCGGCCTGATCTTATTCAGCTACGAAACCTCAACATGGATCCCGAGCATTACCTGCAAAGCATCGGCTTCACCCCCTCGGGGCCACCACTGGGCATCCGGCACTGGCGCGACGAACTGAGGCGCCGTTTTCCCTGGCTGCATCTGGGCTACTTCAATCCGCCGCTTCGCTGAGCAGTTCCGGACTGACCAGCCGCTCTCCCATCTCTTCCATACCCCGGGGATCGTTCTGCCGGAAAAACTGCTCGGCCCGGGAAATCGCCTCGGCAAAGGACGTGCTGGCCTGCACCGAGGTAGCCAACAGATGGCCGAAACTGTAGTTGAGGGCGAAATAATGGGTGAACTCCTTGAGCCGACCCAGGCGCCGCTCCGGCCGGAACCGTTCCAGGAGCGCGGTGGCGAAATGGCTGTACATGGCCGGCAGGGTCATGGCCGGTCGGGGAAGATCCAGGCCATATATCTCCCGGGCCAGCTCGGCAAACAGCCACGGCTTCTGCGGCGCAGCCCGGCCGATCATCAGTCCGTCGGCCCCGCTCAGCTCCAGGCAGGCCCGGGCGTCCTCCACCGAAAAGATACCGCCGTTGGCTATCACCGGGATGTCCAGCCACTCCTTGACCCGACCGATCCATTCCCAACGCGGTTTGCGACAGAACTGTTCGCCCCGGAGCCGCGCATGGACGGTCAGGTAATCTATCCCCTCCCCGGCAAGCATCAGGCAGAAATCCCGCAGTCCACGTTCATCCAGGGTCTCGCCAAGACGGATCTTGGCCGACAGCACCAGTTCGGTATGGCGTCGAACCTCGCGGACCAGAGCCCGCACCCTGTCGGGTGCAGCCATGAGCGAACTGCCGCCCCCTGCCTGCCTGACCCGCGGCGCCGGACAGCCGAGATTGATGTCCACCCCGTCGGCCCCGAAACGATGGAGGGCCTCCAGGGCCGGCCCGGCCTCCTCCGGCCTGGTGATGAACAGCTGGTAGCACAGCGGGTTTTCCTGCCCGGTGCGGACGAGCCAGGGAGAAACCGTGGGATTTTCCACCGGCAGCCGCCTTGCGGAAAGCATTTCCGTGTACAGCAGGCCAACCCCGCCACACTCACACAACAGGGTGCGAAGAGCACTGTGTGTCAACCCGGCCATGGGAGCAAGGAGAAGGGGAGGATCAAATTTCAGGTCACGTATTTCGAGCATAATTGTTGTCCTGGAAGGAAAAAAAAGGTTGAACCAGAATTCATATTCATTGACATTCTCTCAGACCTTCGTATAATGCACCACTGAGAATGATTATTCAAACTATCCTTTTGAAAGCTATATCCAACAAACCTCAGAATATACTCAAGAGCCAATGAATGCACCAGCAGGCATGATTCGCCTTACCACCCAGCGACAGATAATTCTGGAAGAACTCTCCAAAGTCACAAGCCATCCGACGGCGAGCGAACTCTACGACATGGTTCGCAAGCGGCTGCCGCGAATCGGCCTGGGCACGGTGTACCGTAACCTGGAACTGATGGCGGAAAACGGTATGATCCTCAAGCTGGAGGTCGGTGGCACCCAAAAACGATTTGACGCCACCACGGACCCGCATTATCATATACGGTGTTCCTCCTGTGGCAAGGTGGATGATATCGATGTGCCGGTTATCAAGGATCTGGTGGATGCGGCCTGCGCCTCGTCTTCCTACCAGATCCTCGGCCATCACGTGGAGTTCACCGGGATCTGTCCAGCCTGCCAGAAAGCCGGTAACGACTGAAAAAGATATAAAAGATATCTGCTGAAAACAGGTACCGCTTCACGCAGCTGCTGTCTTTTCCAGCATCACCAGGGTGGAGACAGAACAGGGTATGTGTATCTGTTTTTTCACGATAAATCTGAAAGGCTGTCCTTTTCTTGACTCAGGTCAAGGATGGGATGGCCTTTTTTTTGGTACATAATTCCTGTTTTTTTTCCTGGAAACGATGTAGTTTTATGAATCATTTCCATCCATTTAAAAAAGGAGGTATCCCATGAACAAAATGACCTATGCGTTACTGGGCGCGGCAGCAGGAGCGCTGCTGCTGTCCGGATCCGCACTGGCCGGTGACAGCTGTATCGACTGTCACACCAAAGTATCCCCCGGGATGGTTCAGGACTGGAAGGTCAGCATGCATGCTGACAACGATGTCACCTGTTCCACCTGCCACGGTGAGGATCACAAATCAGCTGCTGACTACAAGCTGGCCAAACTGCCGGACGAAAAAGTCTGTGCCGAGTGCCATCAGGAGCAGTACGACCAGTTTGCCAGGGGCAAGCACAACCACGGCTGGACCTCTCTCAACGCCATCCCGGCGACCCACATGGCTCCCGATGAGCTGATCGAGGGTGGCCGCGGCTGCGGCGGCTGCCACAACATGGGCATCAAGACCGAGGCCCAGAAGGAAGAACAGCGCAAAAAGGGCTACCGCTACCAGAACAACTCCTGCGACGAGTGCCACACCCGTCATTCCTTTTCCAAGAAAGAGGCCCAGAATCCCCGCGCCTGCCAGCAGTGCCACATGGGTTATGACCATCCCCAGTGGGAGATGTGGTCCAGTTCCAAGCATGGTGAGCGCTATTTTGCCAAGGAGGCCGGATTTCTGCCTGAAGGCGCCGCCGCCCCCACCTGCCAGACCTGCCACATGCCCGACGGTGACCATGAAAACCGCACTGCCTGGGGTTTCCTCGGCGTCCGTCTGCCTCTGCCCGATGATCCGCAGGCTGCCGCAGACCGGGTGACCATTCTCAAGGCCCTCGGTGTCCTGGATCCGGAAACCGGCAAACCGACTCCGATCCTCGATGCAGTCAAGGCCGTGGACATGGCCCGGCTCTCCCAGGAAGCCTGGCAGAAAGAGCGGGACAAGATGCTCAAAATCTGCGCCCAGTGCCATTCCGAGAGCTATGCCCGCGAGCAGCTGGAGATGGGTGACTCCATCATGACCAAGTCCGACCGGCTCATGGCCGAGGCCATCGAGACCGTGGCGGCCCTGTACAAGGACGGCATCATCAAGAAGCCGGCTGGCTATCCACATAACTACCCGTTCCTGCTGACCTTCATGCATACCAACGGTGCGGCCTGGGATCAGGACCTGGACAAGCTGTCCTACATCGACCAGGTACTGTGCCAGATGTACATGAAGCATCGCATGCGGGCCTACCAGGGCTTCTTCCACGTCAACCCGGATTACGCCTACTGGTACGGCTGGAACGAGCTGACAAAAGACCTGGGCGAGATCAAGGAACTGGCCAGAACCATGCGGGCAACCCATGGAAAATAACGGGCCGATCTCCTGATCAGACCGCTTAAACGTCAAAGGCGGCAGTCCCTCTGGGGCTGCCGCCTTTTTTGTTTGCTTATGGGGCGAATTTGATATCTCAGAGATTACACCGGCCGACAAGCGACCGGATGCACGGTCAGCTGAAAACCACCTGGCAGAACTTCCTTTTTCCCACCTTAAGCAGAACTTTCCCACGGGCAGGGATATTGGTATCCACCGACGTGACCTTGTCACCATCCACAGAAACCGCGTTCTGCTTGATCATCCGCCGTCCGTCTGAAGTGGATTTGACAAGTCCCGCTTCAAGCAGCAGCCTGGGCAGCCAGATCTCCTCCTCATCCACCTGCAGTCTGCATTCAGGAATCTCGTCTGGCAGCTCATGCTTCTTGAATACCTGATCAAAGTTCTTTTCCGCAGCAGCCGCCGCCTCGGGGTCATGAAAACGGGCGGTCAATTCACGTGCCAGCTGCATCTTGACGGCCTTTGGATGGATCCGGCCGGCCGCCATATCCTCTTTCAGGGCCTGAATCTCTTCGGTGGACAGGTCGGAGAGCAGCTCGTAATAGCGAAACATCAGCTCGTCGCTGATGGACATGATCTTGCCAAAGATATCATCCGGGCTGTCGGTGATGCCGATATAGTTGCCGAGCGACTTGCTCATCTTGTTGACCCCGTCGAGCCCTTCAAGCAGCGGCATGGTCAGCACCACCTGGGGCTCCTGGCCCCGGCTGCGCTGCAGGTCCCTGCCCATGAGCAGGTTGAAGAGCTGATCCGTACCACCCAACTCCACGTCCGCTTCAAGGGCCACGGAGTCATAACCCTGGATAAGGGGATAAAGAAATTCATGGATTGAAATGGGCCGGCCGCTTTCAAACCGTTTCTTGAAGTCATCCCGCTCCAGCATCCTGGCCACAGTGAGCTGCGAGGCCAGGCGGATCATGTCATAGGAAGAGAGCTCGCCGAGCCAGGTGGAGTTGAAGACCACCTTGGTCCGGGTGGGATCAAGGATCTTGAACACCTGTTCCTTGTACGTTTCGGCATTGCGTTCCACGTCTTCCCTGGTCAGCGGCGGCCTGGTGTCGGACTTGCCGGTGGGATCGCCGATCAGGCCGGTGAAATCACCGATCAGGAAATAAACCTGGTGGCCAAGCTGCTGAAAATGGCGCAGCTTCTGCAGGAGCACCGTATGGCCGAGATGCAGATCAGGCGCCGTGGGATCAAAACCGGCCTTGATCTTGAGCGGCTGACCTGTTTCCACGGACCGGGTCAGTTTCTTCACCAGGTCGTCCCTGGAGATCAGG encodes:
- a CDS encoding radical SAM protein — encoded protein: MPSRSRNTPPSLVFANSRGEILDYDGLQMAGAAATSFYAPEPGDLIPLPEGSELFVLPGRRPVGIEPETGEPALLDTNPYEPGETVQAVAAFMAPAHTAIYTAAYQSTDKAPLLPLFAYTAVGWRDGQFWVAAFRSDRDRRQDADQFDQKTINRKTRKLLRTHPDNRLIQHLGKCCLTYGCPAARNYFLGRWEAPLPCSPVCNAACLGCISLQPSGCCPATQDRIKFTPSPAELAEIATAHLNKAPRPVVSFGQGCEGEPLLQAATMEQAIRKIRARTDRGTINLNTNASLPDAVARLAEAGLDSIRVSMNSAREEYHSRYYRPRGFDFQDVCCSITEMKSRGRHVSLNYFILPGFTDDPEEFEALCELIEERRPDLIQLRNLNMDPEHYLQSIGFTPSGPPLGIRHWRDELRRRFPWLHLGYFNPPLR
- a CDS encoding tRNA dihydrouridine synthase; amino-acid sequence: MLEIRDLKFDPPLLLAPMAGLTHSALRTLLCECGGVGLLYTEMLSARRLPVENPTVSPWLVRTGQENPLCYQLFITRPEEAGPALEALHRFGADGVDINLGCPAPRVRQAGGGSSLMAAPDRVRALVREVRRHTELVLSAKIRLGETLDERGLRDFCLMLAGEGIDYLTVHARLRGEQFCRKPRWEWIGRVKEWLDIPVIANGGIFSVEDARACLELSGADGLMIGRAAPQKPWLFAELAREIYGLDLPRPAMTLPAMYSHFATALLERFRPERRLGRLKEFTHYFALNYSFGHLLATSVQASTSFAEAISRAEQFFRQNDPRGMEEMGERLVSPELLSEAAD
- a CDS encoding Fur family transcriptional regulator gives rise to the protein MNAPAGMIRLTTQRQIILEELSKVTSHPTASELYDMVRKRLPRIGLGTVYRNLELMAENGMILKLEVGGTQKRFDATTDPHYHIRCSSCGKVDDIDVPVIKDLVDAACASSSYQILGHHVEFTGICPACQKAGND
- a CDS encoding multiheme c-type cytochrome, with protein sequence MTYALLGAAAGALLLSGSALAGDSCIDCHTKVSPGMVQDWKVSMHADNDVTCSTCHGEDHKSAADYKLAKLPDEKVCAECHQEQYDQFARGKHNHGWTSLNAIPATHMAPDELIEGGRGCGGCHNMGIKTEAQKEEQRKKGYRYQNNSCDECHTRHSFSKKEAQNPRACQQCHMGYDHPQWEMWSSSKHGERYFAKEAGFLPEGAAAPTCQTCHMPDGDHENRTAWGFLGVRLPLPDDPQAAADRVTILKALGVLDPETGKPTPILDAVKAVDMARLSQEAWQKERDKMLKICAQCHSESYAREQLEMGDSIMTKSDRLMAEAIETVAALYKDGIIKKPAGYPHNYPFLLTFMHTNGAAWDQDLDKLSYIDQVLCQMYMKHRMRAYQGFFHVNPDYAYWYGWNELTKDLGEIKELARTMRATHGK
- the tyrS gene encoding tyrosine--tRNA ligase, producing MKSVEEQIALIERGTVDLISRDDLVKKLTRSVETGQPLKIKAGFDPTAPDLHLGHTVLLQKLRHFQQLGHQVYFLIGDFTGLIGDPTGKSDTRPPLTREDVERNAETYKEQVFKILDPTRTKVVFNSTWLGELSSYDMIRLASQLTVARMLERDDFKKRFESGRPISIHEFLYPLIQGYDSVALEADVELGGTDQLFNLLMGRDLQRSRGQEPQVVLTMPLLEGLDGVNKMSKSLGNYIGITDSPDDIFGKIMSISDELMFRYYELLSDLSTEEIQALKEDMAAGRIHPKAVKMQLARELTARFHDPEAAAAAEKNFDQVFKKHELPDEIPECRLQVDEEEIWLPRLLLEAGLVKSTSDGRRMIKQNAVSVDGDKVTSVDTNIPARGKVLLKVGKRKFCQVVFS